The following coding sequences are from one Streptomyces dengpaensis window:
- a CDS encoding ricin-type beta-trefoil lectin domain protein — protein MSFLRRRTHAARLLVAGMLTAVGLTAVPAAPAHAAGEPVTAWLTTTDDSGGRHVVRGLQAQTPFAFQPGSGGSGENITVDENTRYQTFTGGGASFTDTAAWLMNSSGALTQATRDATMRKLFSPTDGIGLSFLRNPMGGSDLARFGYTYDDVPAGQTDPGLTRFSIAHDLADVAPLTKQALQLNPSLTVMASPWTAPAWMKDSGQLNGGWLKAEYYGAYASYFVKYLQAYRDQGVPVSYVTAQNEPTCCSGYPSMSWNASGLAYFTKNELLPELQAAGLSTKVLAHDWNWDVYDAYAAQTVDDAAVRSHPNFGGIAWHGYGGDVAKQTAVHNQYPGLDAFGTEHSGGTWIVNQQREDMLNIVDYTRNWAKSVTKWSLAVDQNRGPHNGGCGTCSGLITVHNGDGASGTVDYTIEYYTMGHLTKFVRPGAQRIASTASSAVPNVAWRNPDGSKALIAYNDASSAKTVTINWGSQHATYSLPGKTSATFTWSGTQAGEGEQSGAFVGLAGKCLDVAGGSSANGTAVQLYDCNGSAAQGWTVKADGSIQALGKCLDVTSGATADGAKVQLYDCNGTGAQRWSYNSATGDVVNTAANKCLDVTDNSSANGARAQIWSCTGAANQKWRLQ, from the coding sequence TCGCCGGGATGCTGACGGCGGTCGGTCTGACCGCCGTGCCGGCGGCGCCCGCGCACGCCGCGGGCGAACCGGTCACCGCCTGGCTGACCACGACGGACGACAGCGGCGGACGCCATGTCGTCCGCGGGCTCCAGGCGCAGACGCCGTTCGCCTTCCAGCCGGGCAGCGGCGGAAGCGGTGAGAACATCACCGTCGACGAGAACACCCGCTATCAGACCTTCACCGGGGGCGGCGCCTCCTTCACCGACACTGCCGCCTGGCTGATGAACAGCAGCGGGGCGCTGACGCAGGCCACGCGGGACGCGACGATGCGGAAGCTGTTCTCGCCGACGGACGGGATCGGGCTGTCCTTCCTGCGGAATCCGATGGGCGGCTCGGATCTCGCCCGGTTCGGGTACACGTACGACGACGTGCCGGCCGGCCAGACGGACCCGGGCCTGACGCGGTTCTCCATCGCGCACGACCTGGCGGACGTGGCGCCGCTGACCAAGCAGGCGCTCCAGCTGAACCCCTCGCTGACCGTGATGGCCTCGCCGTGGACCGCGCCGGCCTGGATGAAGGACAGCGGGCAGCTCAACGGCGGCTGGCTGAAGGCGGAGTACTACGGCGCGTACGCGTCGTACTTCGTGAAGTACCTTCAGGCCTACCGGGACCAGGGTGTGCCGGTGTCGTATGTGACGGCCCAGAACGAGCCGACGTGCTGCTCGGGCTATCCGTCGATGAGCTGGAACGCATCCGGGCTCGCCTACTTCACGAAGAACGAACTGCTGCCCGAACTCCAGGCGGCGGGGCTGTCCACGAAGGTCCTCGCGCACGACTGGAACTGGGACGTGTACGACGCGTACGCCGCCCAGACCGTCGACGACGCGGCGGTGCGCTCCCACCCGAACTTCGGCGGGATCGCCTGGCACGGCTACGGCGGCGACGTGGCGAAGCAGACCGCCGTGCACAACCAGTACCCCGGCCTCGACGCCTTCGGCACCGAGCACTCCGGTGGCACCTGGATCGTTAACCAGCAGCGCGAGGACATGCTCAACATCGTGGACTACACCCGGAACTGGGCGAAGTCGGTGACGAAGTGGTCGCTGGCCGTGGACCAGAACCGGGGGCCGCACAACGGTGGGTGCGGGACGTGCAGCGGGCTGATCACGGTGCACAACGGGGACGGTGCCAGCGGGACCGTCGACTACACGATCGAGTACTACACGATGGGGCATCTGACGAAGTTCGTACGGCCGGGAGCGCAGCGGATCGCCTCGACGGCGTCGTCGGCCGTGCCGAACGTCGCGTGGCGGAACCCGGACGGGTCGAAGGCGCTGATCGCGTACAACGACGCGTCGTCCGCGAAGACCGTGACCATCAACTGGGGGTCGCAGCACGCGACTTACTCCCTGCCGGGCAAGACGTCGGCCACGTTCACCTGGTCGGGGACGCAGGCGGGTGAGGGGGAGCAGTCCGGGGCGTTCGTCGGGCTCGCGGGCAAGTGTCTTGATGTGGCGGGGGGTTCCAGTGCGAATGGGACGGCTGTTCAGTTGTACGACTGCAACGGGTCTGCTGCGCAGGGCTGGACCGTGAAGGCGGACGGGTCCATTCAGGCGCTGGGGAAGTGCCTTGATGTCACGTCGGGGGCTACGGCGGACGGTGCGAAGGTGCAGCTGTACGACTGCAATGGGACCGGTGCGCAACGCTGGTCGTACAATTCCGCGACCGGGGACGTCGTCAACACTGCCGCGAACAAGTGCCTTGACGTGACGGACAACTCGTCGGCCAATGGGGCGCGGGCACAGATCTGGTCCTGCACCGGGGCGGCCAACCAGAAGTGGCGGCTGCAGTAG
- a CDS encoding branched-chain amino acid aminotransferase yields MTQPTIELKPSASPLSDAEREALLANPGFGRHFTDHMVTIKWTEGRGWHDGQLVPYAPLSLDPATMVLHYAQEIFEGLKAYRQPDGSVATFRPDKNAQRFQSSARRLGMPELPVETFIEACDALIQQDRAWVPAHGGEESLYLRPFMIATEVGLGVKPANEYLFIVIASPAGAYFAGGVKPVSIWVSEDRVRAVPGGMGDAKTGGNYAASLLAQAEAAAKGCDQVCYLDAVEHRWIEELGGMNLYFVYGDKIVTPALTGSILEGVTRDSLLTVARDLGYESVEGRVSIDQWQRDTENGTLTEVFACGTAAVITPVGTVKRNSAEWKQSNGELGEVTQKLREALLDIQRGVSEDKHGWMHPLG; encoded by the coding sequence ATGACGCAGCCCACGATCGAGCTCAAGCCCTCGGCCTCGCCACTCTCCGACGCGGAGCGCGAGGCGCTTCTGGCCAACCCCGGGTTCGGCCGCCACTTCACCGACCACATGGTGACGATCAAGTGGACGGAGGGCCGCGGTTGGCACGACGGCCAGCTCGTTCCGTACGCTCCGCTCTCCCTCGACCCGGCGACCATGGTCCTGCACTACGCGCAGGAGATCTTCGAGGGCCTCAAGGCCTACCGCCAGCCCGACGGCTCCGTCGCGACGTTCCGCCCGGACAAGAACGCCCAGCGCTTCCAGTCCTCCGCCCGCCGGCTCGGCATGCCGGAGCTTCCGGTCGAGACCTTCATCGAGGCGTGCGACGCGCTGATCCAGCAGGACCGCGCCTGGGTCCCGGCGCACGGTGGCGAGGAGTCCCTCTACCTCCGCCCGTTCATGATCGCGACCGAGGTCGGCCTGGGCGTGAAGCCGGCGAACGAGTACCTGTTCATCGTCATCGCCTCCCCGGCCGGCGCCTACTTCGCGGGCGGCGTGAAGCCCGTCTCCATCTGGGTCTCCGAGGACCGCGTCCGCGCCGTCCCCGGCGGCATGGGCGACGCCAAGACCGGCGGCAACTACGCCGCCTCCCTCCTGGCCCAGGCCGAGGCCGCCGCCAAGGGCTGCGACCAGGTCTGCTACCTCGACGCGGTCGAGCACCGGTGGATCGAGGAACTCGGCGGCATGAACCTGTACTTCGTGTACGGCGACAAGATCGTCACGCCGGCCCTCACCGGCTCCATCCTGGAGGGCGTCACGCGCGACTCGCTGCTGACGGTCGCCCGCGACCTCGGCTACGAGTCCGTGGAGGGCCGCGTCTCCATCGACCAGTGGCAGCGCGACACCGAGAACGGCACCCTGACCGAGGTCTTCGCCTGCGGCACCGCCGCCGTCATCACCCCCGTCGGCACGGTCAAGCGCAACAGCGCCGAGTGGAAGCAGTCGAACGGCGAGCTCGGCGAGGTCACCCAGAAGCTGCGCGAGGCGCTGCTGGACATCCAGCGTGGCGTCTCGGAGGACAAGCACGGCTGGATGCATCCGCTGGGCTGA
- a CDS encoding DUF5988 family protein, giving the protein MNDTAKALLEGGPNDLPERIVTITPSQEELKIELRNGYEHFRRTPRHQDTPEGRLPVYEWWERTEMPG; this is encoded by the coding sequence ATGAACGACACGGCCAAAGCGCTGCTCGAAGGCGGCCCGAACGACCTGCCGGAACGGATCGTCACGATCACGCCCTCGCAAGAGGAACTGAAGATCGAGCTCCGGAACGGATACGAGCATTTCAGGCGGACCCCACGGCACCAGGACACGCCGGAGGGCAGGCTGCCCGTGTACGAGTGGTGGGAGAGGACGGAGATGCCCGGGTAA
- a CDS encoding purple acid phosphatase family protein, with translation METPDVGIPPQLARRMSMAEQHEYVRTKLTRRRALVTAGAFASGGLLAGCGSDAKSASTPSPSGTATGRVPGSVVTPFGRHLAFGADPKTQMRISWQVPFAVKKPYVRVGLKPWALGRKIEAEVRALHTPGVTGVRLALDQYYLHAALDGLRPGTTYYYGVGHEGFDPASRERHATVGHFRTAPAGPEKFVFTAFGDQGVTPDALGTDRTLLGRHPSFHLHAGDICYADGKGVGKKSDGYDPGAWDLFLKQTETVAKSVPWMVTTGNHDMEAWYSPNGYGGQSARWTLPDNGFDARNAPGVYSFTYGNVGIVALDANDVSYEIPANKGYTDGRQTAWLDKRLGELRKTADFVVVFFHHCAYSTSTHASDGGVRDAWVPLFAKHQVDLVINGHNHVYERTDAIRGGKVGRPVPVGASTDPTRDGIVYVTAGGAGKSLYGFPDGVKDSYEGKVTGHEAVDTFHWTKSQQRNDDTVEWSRVRYTGYSFLSVEAEAGTAPRLKVSALAESGKRIDYFEVRRGA, from the coding sequence ATGGAGACCCCTGACGTCGGTATTCCGCCCCAGCTTGCACGCCGGATGAGCATGGCGGAGCAGCACGAGTACGTGCGGACGAAGCTCACCCGGCGCCGTGCGCTGGTGACGGCGGGCGCGTTCGCGAGCGGCGGGCTGCTGGCGGGCTGTGGGTCGGACGCGAAGAGCGCATCCACCCCGTCGCCGAGCGGCACCGCGACCGGGCGGGTGCCCGGCTCGGTCGTCACCCCCTTCGGCCGCCACCTCGCCTTCGGCGCGGACCCGAAGACCCAGATGCGGATCTCCTGGCAGGTGCCGTTCGCGGTCAAGAAGCCATACGTCCGCGTCGGGCTGAAGCCCTGGGCCCTCGGCCGGAAGATCGAGGCCGAGGTCCGCGCCCTGCACACGCCGGGGGTGACCGGCGTGCGGCTCGCCCTCGACCAGTACTACCTGCACGCGGCGCTGGACGGCCTGCGCCCCGGCACGACGTACTACTACGGCGTCGGCCACGAGGGATTCGACCCCGCGTCCCGGGAACGGCACGCCACGGTGGGCCACTTCCGCACGGCGCCGGCCGGCCCCGAGAAGTTCGTGTTCACCGCCTTCGGCGACCAGGGCGTCACCCCCGACGCGCTCGGCACCGACCGTACGCTCCTCGGCCGTCACCCGTCGTTCCATCTGCACGCGGGCGACATCTGCTACGCGGACGGCAAAGGCGTCGGCAAGAAGTCGGACGGCTACGACCCCGGCGCCTGGGACCTGTTCCTCAAGCAGACCGAGACGGTGGCCAAGTCGGTGCCGTGGATGGTGACGACCGGCAACCACGACATGGAGGCCTGGTACTCGCCGAACGGGTACGGGGGCCAGTCCGCCCGCTGGACGCTCCCGGACAACGGCTTCGACGCACGCAACGCCCCGGGCGTCTACTCCTTCACGTACGGCAATGTCGGCATCGTCGCGCTGGACGCGAACGACGTGTCGTACGAGATTCCCGCCAACAAGGGCTACACGGACGGCAGGCAGACGGCCTGGCTCGACAAGCGGCTCGGTGAGCTGCGCAAGACGGCCGACTTCGTCGTGGTCTTCTTCCACCACTGCGCCTACTCGACCTCGACCCACGCCTCCGACGGGGGTGTACGCGACGCCTGGGTGCCGCTGTTCGCCAAGCACCAGGTGGACCTGGTGATCAACGGGCACAACCACGTGTACGAGCGGACCGACGCCATCAGGGGCGGCAAGGTGGGCAGGCCGGTGCCGGTCGGCGCGTCCACCGATCCGACGCGGGACGGGATCGTGTACGTCACGGCGGGCGGCGCGGGCAAGAGCCTGTACGGCTTCCCCGACGGGGTCAAGGACAGCTACGAGGGGAAGGTCACCGGCCACGAGGCCGTGGACACCTTCCACTGGACGAAGTCGCAGCAGCGGAACGACGACACCGTGGAGTGGTCGCGGGTCCGCTACACCGGCTACTCCTTCCTCTCGGTGGAGGCGGAGGCGGGCACGGCTCCCCGGCTCAAGGTGTCGGCGCTCGCCGAGAGCGGCAAGCGCATCGACTACTTCGAGGTGCGGCGCGGGGCGTAG
- the cimA gene encoding citramalate synthase, with protein MTATSELDDTFHVFDTTLRDGAQREGINLTVADKLAIARHLDDFGVGFIEGGWPGANPRDTEFFARAQQEIHFRHAQLVAFGATRRAGGKASEDPQVNALLASGAPVITLVAKSHDRHVELALRTTLDENLEMVRDTVSYLRSQGRRVFVDCEHFFDGYRANPEYAKAVVRAASEAGADVVVLCDTNGGMLPAQVQAVVATVLADTGARLGIHAQDDTGCAVANTLAAVDAGATHVQCTANGYGERVGNSNLFPVVAALELKYGKKVLPEGALREMTRISHAIAEVVNLTPSTHQPYVGVSAFAHKAGLHASAIKVDPDLYQHIDPEQVGNTMRMLVSDMAGRASIELKGKELGIDLGGDRELVGRVVERVKERELRGYTYEAADASFELLLRAEAEGKALTYFEVESWRAIVEDRPDGSHANEATVKLFAKGERIVATAEGNGPVNALDRALRVALEKIYPQLAKLDLVDYKVRILEGKHGTQSTTRVLISTSDGEGEWSTVGVAENVIAASWQALEDAYTYGLLRAGVEPAA; from the coding sequence ATGACGGCAACCAGCGAACTCGACGATACGTTCCACGTCTTCGACACGACCCTGCGCGACGGCGCGCAGCGTGAGGGCATCAACCTCACGGTCGCGGACAAGCTGGCGATCGCACGGCACCTGGACGACTTCGGCGTGGGCTTCATCGAGGGCGGCTGGCCCGGGGCCAATCCGCGGGACACCGAGTTCTTCGCCCGCGCCCAGCAGGAGATCCACTTCAGGCACGCTCAGCTGGTGGCGTTCGGCGCGACGCGCCGGGCGGGCGGCAAGGCGTCGGAAGACCCGCAGGTCAACGCGCTCCTGGCCTCCGGTGCCCCGGTGATCACCCTGGTCGCCAAGTCCCATGACCGGCATGTCGAGTTGGCCCTGCGCACCACCCTCGACGAGAACCTGGAGATGGTCCGCGACACGGTCTCGTACCTCCGTTCCCAGGGCCGCCGCGTCTTCGTCGACTGCGAGCACTTCTTCGACGGCTACCGCGCGAACCCCGAGTACGCGAAGGCGGTCGTCCGCGCGGCGTCGGAGGCCGGCGCGGACGTCGTCGTCCTGTGCGACACCAACGGCGGCATGCTCCCCGCCCAGGTCCAGGCAGTCGTCGCCACTGTCCTCGCCGACACCGGCGCCCGGCTCGGCATCCACGCCCAGGACGACACGGGCTGCGCGGTCGCCAACACGCTCGCCGCCGTGGACGCGGGCGCGACCCACGTCCAGTGCACGGCGAACGGCTATGGCGAGCGGGTCGGCAACTCGAACCTGTTCCCGGTAGTGGCCGCCCTGGAGCTCAAGTACGGCAAGAAGGTGCTCCCCGAGGGAGCCCTGCGCGAGATGACGCGCATCTCCCACGCGATCGCCGAGGTCGTGAACCTCACCCCGTCCACGCACCAGCCGTACGTAGGCGTCTCGGCCTTCGCGCACAAGGCGGGCCTGCACGCCTCCGCGATCAAGGTCGACCCCGATCTCTACCAGCACATCGACCCCGAGCAGGTCGGCAACACCATGCGGATGCTCGTCTCCGACATGGCGGGCCGCGCCTCGATCGAGCTCAAGGGCAAGGAGCTCGGCATCGACCTCGGCGGCGACCGCGAGCTGGTCGGCCGCGTCGTGGAGCGGGTGAAGGAACGCGAGCTCAGGGGCTACACGTACGAGGCGGCCGACGCGTCCTTCGAACTCCTGCTCAGGGCGGAGGCCGAGGGCAAGGCCCTCACGTACTTCGAGGTCGAGTCCTGGCGCGCCATCGTCGAGGACCGCCCCGACGGCAGCCACGCCAACGAGGCCACGGTGAAGCTCTTCGCCAAGGGCGAGCGCATCGTCGCCACGGCGGAGGGCAACGGTCCGGTGAACGCCCTCGACCGCGCGCTCCGGGTCGCCCTCGAGAAGATCTACCCCCAGCTCGCCAAGCTGGACCTCGTCGACTACAAGGTCCGCATCCTGGAGGGCAAGCACGGCACCCAGTCCACCACGAGGGTCCTGATCTCCACCTCCGACGGCGAGGGTGAGTGGTCGACGGTGGGCGTCGCCGAAAACGTCATCGCCGCGTCCTGGCAGGCGCTGGAGGATGCGTACACGTACGGGCTGCTGCGGGCTGGGGTGGAACCGGCGGCGTAG
- the pruA gene encoding L-glutamate gamma-semialdehyde dehydrogenase yields the protein MDAVTQVPTPVNEPVHGYAPGSPERARLEVKLKELAENPIDLPMTIGGERRMGGGERFDVVQPHNHKARIGTYANATQQDAQDAIDAALAAAPAWRAMSFDDRAAIILRAAELLAGPWRETLAASTMLGQSKTAQQAEIDTPCELIDFWRFNVAYARQILAEQPPANSPGVWNRLDHRPLEGFVYAITPFNFTAIAGNLPTAPALMGNVVVWKPSPTQTHAAVLLMQLLEEAGLPKGVINLVTGDGIEVSKVALEHRDLAGIHFTGSTKTFQHLWKTIGNNIEKYRSYPRLIGETGGKDFVVAHPSADRAILKTALTRGAFEYQGQKCSATSRAYIPASIWNSGFKEEFAAEVDYLTMGDVTDLSNFIGAVIDERAFAKSKAAIDRAKADEACTIVAGGTYDDSVGYFVRPTVVECSDPENEVFTTEYFGPFLAVHVYEDEKYDEMLTQMESASDYALTGSVISGDRAATAYTMDKLRYAAGNFYINDKSTGAVVGQQPFGGGRASGTNDKAGAPQNLMRWTLTRAIKETLVPPTDYGYPHMG from the coding sequence ATGGACGCTGTGACCCAGGTTCCCACCCCCGTCAACGAGCCGGTGCACGGCTACGCCCCCGGCTCGCCCGAGCGCGCCCGTCTGGAGGTCAAGCTCAAGGAGCTGGCCGAGAACCCGATCGACCTGCCGATGACCATCGGCGGCGAGAGGCGCATGGGCGGCGGCGAGCGTTTCGACGTCGTGCAGCCGCACAACCACAAGGCGCGCATCGGCACGTACGCCAACGCGACGCAGCAGGACGCCCAGGACGCCATCGACGCGGCCCTGGCCGCCGCGCCCGCCTGGCGCGCGATGTCCTTCGACGACCGCGCGGCGATCATCCTGCGCGCCGCCGAGCTGCTGGCCGGCCCCTGGCGCGAGACCCTCGCGGCCTCCACCATGCTCGGCCAGTCGAAGACCGCCCAGCAGGCCGAGATCGACACCCCCTGTGAGCTCATCGACTTCTGGCGCTTCAACGTCGCCTACGCCCGTCAGATCCTGGCCGAGCAGCCCCCGGCCAACTCGCCGGGCGTCTGGAACCGCCTCGACCACCGCCCGCTCGAGGGCTTCGTCTACGCGATCACCCCGTTCAACTTCACGGCGATCGCGGGCAACCTGCCGACGGCCCCGGCCCTCATGGGCAACGTCGTCGTCTGGAAGCCGTCCCCGACGCAGACCCACGCCGCCGTGCTGCTGATGCAGCTCCTGGAGGAGGCGGGCCTGCCCAAGGGCGTCATCAACCTCGTCACCGGCGACGGCATCGAGGTCTCCAAGGTCGCCCTGGAGCACCGCGACCTCGCCGGCATCCACTTCACCGGCTCGACCAAGACCTTCCAGCACCTGTGGAAGACGATCGGCAACAACATCGAGAAGTACCGCTCCTACCCGCGTCTGATCGGCGAGACCGGCGGCAAGGACTTCGTCGTCGCCCACCCGAGCGCCGACCGCGCGATCCTCAAGACCGCCCTGACCCGCGGTGCCTTCGAGTACCAGGGCCAGAAGTGCTCCGCGACCTCCCGCGCGTACATCCCGGCCTCCATCTGGAACTCCGGCTTCAAGGAGGAGTTCGCGGCCGAGGTCGACTACCTGACCATGGGTGACGTCACCGACCTGTCGAACTTCATCGGCGCGGTCATCGACGAGCGCGCGTTCGCCAAGAGCAAGGCGGCCATCGACCGCGCCAAGGCGGACGAGGCCTGCACGATCGTCGCGGGCGGTACGTACGACGACTCGGTCGGCTACTTCGTGCGCCCGACCGTCGTCGAGTGCTCGGACCCGGAGAACGAGGTCTTCACGACCGAGTACTTCGGTCCCTTCCTCGCCGTGCACGTCTACGAGGACGAGAAGTACGACGAGATGCTGACCCAGATGGAGTCGGCCTCGGACTACGCGCTCACCGGCTCGGTCATCTCCGGCGACCGCGCGGCGACGGCGTACACGATGGACAAGCTCCGCTATGCGGCGGGCAACTTCTACATCAACGACAAGTCGACCGGCGCCGTCGTCGGCCAGCAGCCCTTCGGCGGCGGCCGCGCCTCCGGCACCAACGACAAGGCGGGCGCCCCGCAGAACCTGATGCGCTGGACGCTGACCCGCGCCATCAAGGAGACGCTGGTTCCGCCGACCGACTACGGATACCCGCACATGGGCTGA
- a CDS encoding proline dehydrogenase family protein, giving the protein MLGPVILAASRSDKMRRVISAAPVTKQVVDRFIPGETVDQVVPIIRDLTGKGLEVTMDVVGEDITTPEQATAARDAYLELIDRLKELDLGTKAEMSVKLSMFGQALPGGHELALANVRPVVEAAAAIGTTVTLDAEDHTTLDSMFAIHEELRKDFPQTGCVIQAYLFRTEADARRLAASGSRVRLVKGAYKEPAEVAYQQKAETDKAYVRILKILMEGEGYPMIGSHDPRLISIAQELARRAGRKLDEYEFQMLYGIRGEEHLRLAAEGHRMRVYTAYGTDWYGYFMRRLAEKPANLMFFARSILTKG; this is encoded by the coding sequence GTGCTGGGTCCCGTGATTCTCGCCGCCTCGCGCAGCGACAAAATGCGCCGTGTGATCTCGGCGGCCCCGGTGACCAAGCAGGTCGTCGACCGCTTCATCCCCGGCGAGACCGTCGACCAGGTCGTCCCGATCATCCGGGACCTCACGGGCAAGGGCCTGGAGGTCACGATGGACGTCGTCGGCGAGGACATCACGACCCCGGAGCAGGCCACGGCCGCCCGAGACGCGTACCTGGAGCTCATCGACCGCCTCAAGGAACTGGACCTCGGTACCAAGGCCGAGATGTCCGTCAAGCTGTCGATGTTCGGGCAGGCGCTGCCCGGCGGCCACGAGCTGGCCCTCGCCAACGTCCGCCCGGTCGTCGAGGCCGCCGCGGCGATCGGCACGACGGTCACGCTGGACGCGGAGGACCACACCACCCTCGACTCGATGTTCGCCATCCACGAGGAGCTGCGGAAGGACTTCCCGCAGACCGGCTGCGTCATCCAGGCCTACCTGTTCCGCACCGAGGCCGACGCCCGCCGCCTCGCCGCGAGCGGCAGCCGCGTACGCCTCGTGAAGGGCGCCTACAAGGAGCCCGCCGAGGTCGCGTACCAGCAGAAGGCCGAGACCGACAAGGCGTACGTCCGCATCCTGAAGATTCTGATGGAGGGCGAGGGGTATCCGATGATCGGGTCCCACGACCCGCGGCTCATCTCCATCGCGCAGGAGCTCGCGCGGCGCGCCGGGCGCAAGCTGGACGAGTACGAGTTCCAGATGCTCTACGGCATCCGCGGCGAGGAGCACCTGCGGCTCGCCGCCGAAGGACACCGCATGCGCGTGTACACCGCGTACGGCACCGACTGGTACGGCTACTTCATGCGGCGCCTGGCGGAGAAGCCGGCCAACCTCATGTTCTTCGCTCGCTCGATCCTCACCAAGGGCTGA
- a CDS encoding 3-isopropylmalate dehydrogenase, producing MSRSINLAVIPGDGIGQEVVAQGLKVLSAVLPQDVKLETTEFDFGARRYHATGETLTDADLDALKRHDAILLGAIGDPSVPSGVLERGFLLKLRFAFDHHVNLRPSKLLPGVATPLAGQPEIDFVVVREGTEGPYTGNGGTIRKGTPHEVATEVSVNTAFGVERVVRDAFARAQARPRKKLTLVHKNNVLTFAGHLWTNIFNKVAEEFPEVTIDYIHVDAATIYLVTDPGRFDVIVTDNLFGDIITDLAAAVSGGIGVAASGNINPSGEFPSMFEPVHGSAPDIAGQGKADPSATVLSVALLLRHLGYETEAARIEEAVSADLAERVGQPARTTDEIGDALAVRVAG from the coding sequence ATGTCTCGCAGCATCAATCTCGCAGTGATCCCCGGTGACGGCATCGGCCAGGAAGTCGTGGCCCAGGGGCTCAAGGTCCTCTCCGCCGTGCTCCCGCAGGATGTGAAGCTGGAGACCACGGAGTTCGACTTCGGCGCCCGGCGCTACCACGCCACCGGTGAGACCCTCACCGACGCCGACCTCGACGCCCTGAAGCGGCACGACGCCATCCTGCTCGGCGCGATCGGCGACCCCTCGGTCCCGTCCGGCGTCCTGGAGCGCGGCTTCCTGCTCAAGCTCCGCTTCGCCTTCGACCACCACGTCAACCTGCGTCCGTCGAAGCTCCTCCCGGGTGTCGCCACCCCGCTCGCCGGACAGCCGGAGATCGACTTCGTCGTGGTCCGCGAGGGCACCGAGGGCCCGTACACCGGCAATGGCGGCACCATCAGGAAGGGCACCCCGCACGAGGTCGCCACCGAGGTCTCCGTCAACACGGCCTTCGGTGTCGAGCGTGTCGTCCGTGACGCGTTCGCCCGCGCGCAGGCCCGCCCGCGCAAGAAGCTGACGCTGGTCCACAAGAACAACGTGCTGACGTTCGCCGGTCACCTGTGGACCAACATCTTCAACAAGGTGGCCGAGGAGTTCCCCGAGGTCACCATCGACTACATCCACGTCGACGCCGCGACGATCTACCTCGTCACGGACCCCGGGCGCTTCGACGTGATCGTCACCGACAACCTCTTCGGCGACATCATCACCGACCTCGCCGCGGCCGTCTCCGGCGGCATCGGCGTCGCCGCCTCCGGCAACATCAACCCGAGCGGCGAGTTCCCCTCGATGTTCGAGCCCGTGCACGGCTCGGCGCCCGACATCGCGGGCCAGGGCAAGGCCGACCCCAGCGCCACCGTCCTGTCCGTCGCCCTCCTGCTGCGCCACCTCGGCTACGAGACCGAGGCCGCCCGCATCGAGGAGGCCGTTTCCGCCGACCTCGCCGAACGGGTCGGACAGCCCGCCCGTACGACCGACGAAATCGGCGACGCGCTCGCCGTACGAGTAGCGGGCTGA